In Zingiber officinale cultivar Zhangliang chromosome 3B, Zo_v1.1, whole genome shotgun sequence, a single window of DNA contains:
- the LOC122056606 gene encoding protein FLX-like 3, with the protein MAGRGPLVRRPFPQPLHPAALEEELELQRMDIRRLIADNRGLAEDRSAFHRELAAAREELNRMNLVIADIQAEKEAHARDMIEKGLKLEADMRAAEPLREEVIELRAEIKKLTAIRQELNDQVRSLSHDLTRTQSDNQQIPAMKAEIDRLHQELMHLRMSIEYDKKSNFELMEQRQSMEKNLVSMAREIEKLRADLASTEGRPQAASESYGTTLGSSDRPYSSTFGYDYGNKLPVTDKPNLYLAGSGSGSGSWGAISKTHLARR; encoded by the exons ATGGCTGGTAGAGGACCACTTGTTCGCAGACCTTTTCCCCAGCCTCTTCACCCTGCGGCACTCGAAGAGGAGCTTGAATTGCAGAGGATGGACATAAGGAGACTTATAGCGGATAACCGTGGGCTAGCTGAGGATCGTTCAGCTTTTCACAGGGAGTTGGCTGCTGCCAGGGAGGAACTCAACCGGATGAACTTGGTGATTGCAGATATCCAAGCTGAGAAAGAAGCTCACGCAAGGGATATGATTGAAAAAGGATTAAAGCTAGAAGCTGATATGAGAGCTGCTGAACCTCTTAGAGAAGAGGTCATAGAACTACGTGCAGAAATTAAGAAGCTAACTGCCATTAGACAAGAGCTCAATGATCAGGTTCGTTCTCTTTCACATGATCTGACAAGGACTCAATCTGATAATCAACAGATCCCAGCCATGAAGGCGGAAATTGACAGGCTTCATCAGGAACTTATGCATCTTCG GATGTCTATTGAGTACGATAAGAAATCAAACTTTGAATTGATGGAGCAAAGGCAATCAATGGAGAAAAATTTGGTTTCCATGGCGCGTGAGATTGAAAAATTGCGTGCTGACTTGGCTAGTACTGAGGGGAGGCCACAGGCTGCAA GCGAAAGTTATGGGACTACACTTGGCAGCTCTGACAGACCCTACTCTTCAACGTTTGGATATGACTATGGCAATAAGCTG CCTGTTACTGACAAGCCTAATCTCTATCTTGCTGGATCTGGATCTGGATCTGGATCATGGGGAGCAATCAGCAAGACTCACCTTGCTCGTCGTTGA